A stretch of DNA from Maridesulfovibrio sp.:
ACGGCAGTGATACCGTCAGCGGCGGGGACGGTCTGGATACCCTGTCCCTGGCCCATGCCTTCAATTCCATAACCCTTAAGGTCGATGCCCATACGGCAACATACAGTGACGACACAAACACATACACTGATACGTTTGACAGCATTGAAGGATTTATCGGCGGCAGCGGCAATGATTCGTTTACCGGCAGTGATGCTTCCGAGACATTTGAAGGCGGACTGGGTAACGATTCCATCGCCGGCGGCGGCGGGATTGACGCGGTCAGCTATGCATCCGCTTCGTCTGGAGTCTCAGTCAGTCTGAGTTGCGGAACCGCCACCGGGGGGGCCGGAACCGACATCTTCAGCTCAATCGAATCCATCATAGGTTCCGGACATGATGACACGCTTACCGCAAGCAACAGCGGAGACCCTGTTTCCGGAAGCAGCTATCATGATTCCATTCAGGGCGGCGAAGGTGTAGATACAATCAATCTTGTTACGGGAAGATCCACTGCTGTGGTCTATACGTCCCTTGACGATGGCGGAGACACCATCAATTCTTTTGTTTCCGGAGAGGATCACCTGTTTTTTACCGGAAGCGATTTTGATTCTTCCGCGTTATCCAATTTCAAGGTGATTCATGAGGAATATGATGGCAGCAATTCCGGCCTGGAAACAACCGATGCCTGTTTTATCTTTGACGACAGTACCGGGCAGCTGTGGTACGATTCCAACGGAACTGAAGAACGGGGAGATACTCTGATTGCGACCCTTAACGGTGTTGGCGATCTGCATGACTCAGACCTTTCGGTAAATTGACAGCAGCCTTAATAAATCAGCGTATAATGCCGTTCCGTGTACATGCGGGGCGGCATTTTTTTCTTGTTACGTTTTATGAACCTCAACTTTGAAATTTAATTAACTATGAAAAAACCAATGGGTACGTGATATTTCTGTCAATTGCTGTAAACGAATTCAAATAAAGGGCATAAAAAATGCTAAACTTATGCTTATAAATGCCGAAAACAGTTTTGTACTTGCGGGCAGAAGGAAAAATGCTTATTTTTTAATAAAGAATTCTTAATGGCAGTATGTATCTGCCGCCAGACAGCGGTTGTTTTTCACAGGAGCCGACATGCCTGACAATCCCAACGGTCCTGCCGAGATCGGTGTTGTTACCGGTCTTTCAGGAGACGTATACGCAGAATCCGCTTCCGGAATGCGGGCACTGGAGCCGGGCTCTCCCATTTATCAGGGAGAGGAACTGGTTACCGGCGCTGACGGTAATGTGGAAATCAGGTTTGTTGACGATACCCTTCTTTCTCAGGGCGAAGATTCCCGCATCTCCCTTGACGATTACGTTTTCGATGATTCCGGTGCCTCTGATTTTATGGTCAATATCGCGCAGGGCACCTTCCGCATGGTTACCGGCAAAATTGCCGAACAGAACCCCGAGCGGTTCAAGGTCGGCACCCCTCTTGCCACGATCGGAATCCGTGGAACCACTACTGTTCACGAAGTCATCCCCGGACAGGGGGAGAAGCACGGTGTTGAACAGATCCACTCAGGAAAGGCACTGGTTGTCCAAAGTAACATCACCGGGGCTGTACGGCAGATAGGTCAGTCCATGGGACTGGTTGATGTAAGCAGTTCCGGTGCGCTCAGTTCGGTCCGTCCTTTAACAATGCAGGAATTCAATTCCTTTAGGGAAATAGCTCCGTCAAATATACGGCAGGAACAGGATATTCAGGAGCAGCGTCGCGACGAGCGAGATGAAGATGATGACGCTCCCGCTGACGATCAGACAGACGAGCAGCAGGGCGAAGAAGCTCAGGGGCAGCAGTCGGACGAGCAACCTCAGGACCAACAGGGAGAGCTTGGTCAGGAACAGCCGGGTGAGCTTCCTCAGGATGTTTCTCCGGGCGGTGAATCAGGACAGGAAGGCGAGGAGCTCGGCGGAGTGCTCCATCCCGAAGGCGGACTTGAAGGCGGCAATTCTCCGCTGGCTGATCAGAGAGATTTTAATCCGGTTCAAATAGACAAGCCTGAAGTTCCCGGAAAAGAGAAGGATGTTGAAAATGAGGGCCCCGGAAAGGCTGTTGTAGTTCAGCAGGCAGCTGACAACACTGACAACGGCGATGGCGTCGGGGAAGGAGATGACGGAGATTCCCTGATAGGTGGATCAGGTACGGATACTCTGGGCGGGAGTACCGGCGGGGATACGCTGACCGGCAGTACCGATGGCGATGACTATTATGATACCGGCGATACAGGAACCGGTGATACCGGGGATGATACCCAGACCGGAAGCACGGGAGATGACACCAGTGATACCGGTGGCGATGATACTCCTGTCGTGCCCAGTGTGATAACCGGAACAGTGAATGCGGATACCCTGGTCGGAGGCGACGGGTCGCAGACCATCACCGGACTGCAGGGTGACGATGAGCTTTACGGAAAGGCCGGGGACGATACTCTCTACGGAAATGAAGGCGAGGATGCTCTCAACGGCGGTGCCGGCGACGATTATCTGGATGGCGGGACCGGGGCGGCCGATGAGGTGGATTTTGCTTCCTATGCCGATGCTACCGGATCTGTATCCGTCTGTCTCACAGATGGGACTTCAACCGGTGCCGATGGTCAGGATTCCCTGATCAGCATAGAGGGTATAATCGGCTCCAATTATGACGATTATCTGGCCGGAGATTCCGGTGACAACAAATTTGAGCCCCTGCTGGGGAACGATGTCGTAATCGGCGGGGCCGGTTCGGACACCGTTGCATTCGAAACCCTGAGTAACGACGTCAATGTAACTATCAGTACCTCAACAGGTTCCGCTTCCATTGAAAGTGGCGGGACAGTAATCAACACCATCAGTCTGGACAGTATAGAAAATATTGTCGGCGGCTCCGGAAATGATGAGCTTTACGGTTCTACGGCAGCAAACACAATCAAGGGCAGAGACGGCAATGATTCCATCAGCAGCGATGACGGAAACGACTTTGTTTATGGTGGAAGCGGCAGTGACAGTATCGACGGCGGCGCAGGAAATGACACCCTGTACGGTGAGGCCGGATCGGATATAATTTCCGGTGGTGCGGGCGCTGATTATATCGATGGCGGAACCGACAACAATACCCTTTCCGGCGGTGACGGAAACGACTCCATACAGGGAGGAACCGGTTTTGATACGGTCTCGTATGATTACGCTACCACCGGTGTAACCGTTGATCTCAGTATGGGAAGTACTGTTGTTACTGTCAGCGGTTCGGACATTGACACTATTGACGGTGTGGAGAATGCCATCGGTTCTGATTATGATGACGCTCTTGGCGCCTATATGGGAGGCAGTAGCCTGAGCGGTGGCGCCGGGTCAGATATTCTTGCCGGGAATGTCGGAACGGATTTTCTGCTGGGAGGTCTCGGGATTGACTATCTTTCAGGCGGCGGAGGATACAATACCCTTGATGGTGGTGACGGTATTGACTGGGTTGATTTTACCTATGCTGCAAACGGAGTGACCGTCGATCTCAGTTCCGGTTCAACCACAGTCAATGTTGTTGCCGGAACGGATGTCGATGTTCTTTTAAACATCGAGAACGTTCTCGGCTCAGACTATGCCGACCACATTACGGACTATTCCGGCGATAGCACCGTTGATGCCGGCTTAGGTAACGATACCGTTGTCGGCGGTTCCGGGATTGATTACCTTGTCGGCGGTGACGGGGTGGATACCATTGACTACTCCTACTACACTGCAGGCGGCGTTAACGTAGATCTGCTTGCCGAGGCAGCCACGGTGGTCAGCGGGACTGACGAAGATACCCTTATAGATTTCGAAGTTGTCATAGGAACAGATAACGCAGATACCATTTCCGCGGTAACCTATGTGGCTCAGTCGCTTTACGGTGGCGGCGGGAATGACTCAATTCTGGGCGGTTGGAGCAACGATTATATCGAGGGTGGAGACGGTGATGATTCCATAAACGCCCACGAAGGTAACGATACCGTTTACGGTGGCGCCGGTGACGATAATATAGATGGATCTAACGGAACAAATACTATTTATGGTGGCGCCGGCAAGGATACTATTACCTCCAGTTCCGGTGATGATTATATCGATGGTGGTATTGATGATGATTTCATACAGGGCAATGACGGTAATGATATCCTTATAGGCGGTGACGGAGCGGACAGCATTACTTCCACATATGGTAACAACACGATTACCGGAGATGCAGGAGATGACCGTATATCTGACGGTGCCGGAAATTCGACCATCAGCGGCGGAACCGGACTCGATACGATATGGGGTAATGATGGGAGCGATACCGTTTACGGCAATGAAGATAATGATGTCCTTTATGCCGGTGCCGGTGATGACTATCTGGATGGTGGTGCCGGGGACGATGTTATACTCGGCCAGTCCGGTGGCAATACGTTAATCGGTGGTGCTGGTATGGATACCCTTACCGGTGGAACCGACATTGACCTTGTAAGTTATGCGTATGCCGCAAATGGAATTTTTGCCTATCTTGATTCGGCTGCCACTGTTACTCCAGGAACGGATGAGGACGTGCTCAGCGGAATCGAAAATGCCCTTGGTTCAGACTACGCGGATATGATTACGGCCAACAGTGCCGGAAGCACCATAGACGGTGCCGATGGAGATGATACCATTTACGGCGCAGACGGTGCGGACAGCATACTTGGCAGTGCCGGAAATGATATAATTTCCGGCGGAGACGGGCTGGACACACTGGACGGCGGAATAGGGGTCAACACCCTTGACTATTCATATGCCACTGTCGGTATAGACGCCAACCTCTACTACAACACTGTAACAGTGGTCGGCGGAACAGATGTCGATACGGTCAGCAATTTTCAGGCTTTAATCGCAACAGCCAATGACGACGTCATCATTGGCAGCGCATCCAGTGATACTCTCATGGGTATGGACGGAGGTGACAAGATTGTCGGCGGCGCCGGAAACGATACATCGGTTGGCGGTGCCGGTGATGATACACTCGAATCTAACGACGGCTACGATACCCTTTATGGCGGCGATGGAAATGATACCCTTAACGGGGGAAGCGAGGACGATTTCCTGATGGGTGGAGACGGTAACGACCAGCTTATCGGCGAAACCGGTAATGATACCGCGTCATACACCTATCTGGATACTGGAAGCGTGGGGGTCAATTTTAATTTCAACTCCGGCGCAACCGTAGCGGCCGGAACGGATGTGGATACGATCAGCAGTATTGAAGCGGTAATAGGTTCCAGCCATGTTGATACGATCACAGGAAGTACCTCGGCCTCTGATACCATAATCGGCGGCGGCGGCGCGGATAAGATTTATCTCCAGACCGGGCAGTCTTCTTTGCTCATGTATACGGCGCAAAGCGATTGCGGTGATAGTGTCGATAGTTTCACTTCCGGTCAGGATGTCTTCAAGTTTGACAGCACTAATTTTGATTCGTCAGCTCTTTCGCGGTTTACTACAATTTCCAATTTTGACGGCAGTACCGGGCTTGCCGATTCTCAGGCGTACTTTGTCTATGATGATGTGACTCACGAACTTTATTATGACGCGGATGGAAATTCTTCTTCTGCGGCGACGCTGGTTGCACAGTTAACAAACAGCGATGATGTGGTGCAAACAGACATTTCTTTCTGATCTGTTTAGGTCGCTCCTGAGCAGGAAATTTGTATCCGGAAGTTCTGAACGTTTTTTGGCCTTATTGGAGGCCGGGCAGGATTTATAATTTCTGGTCGTAGATCTGCTGTTCGCAATTTACGATCTGGGCTTTTATATTGCGCAGTGTAATCAGGGCTTTTTTCTGTTCACGCAGGGCAGAAGTCACACTGTTGCGGAGTTGCTCTTCTTCCCGTCTGAATGCCTTTATTGTTTCATCATGCCATTTCCCGATCATCCTGTTGACGAAAATACCGGATACGAGAATTGCCGCTGCAAGCAGCAGTTCAAAAGCCATGGTCGGTTCTGCCTCCTTCCCGCAATGTTCTTTTCAAGTCCTCAAGCCTTGCGGAAACGCTGTTGATGTCTTTTTTTATCTGCCCGGTACCGGATTGCAGCCGCTTGATTTTCTGCTCCGCCTTTTCTCTTTTGTTCTCAAGATGAGTTCTTCTTTTTGAAATATCATTTTCTGCAAACATGTAGCGGGCATACAACGCAACGAAAACAATGAAACAGAAAACAAGAAGCCCTAAAAATAACATATCGACTCCATATAAAAAGCATGAAATATCGACAGGGTGCTGTTGTATACCGCATCGATCATTTTTTCAAAACCGTTTGCAGGGACTATTCTCACAGGATATATGCAGGGCATTGCCGTGGTCACGAATGGTTTTGCCGTCTGTACAGTTCAGCTGTTGGGTACGACCTTTTTCAGAAGGGCTTTAAGCCTCGCGTCTTCCGTGAATTCGGTCAATGCGTCTTCTATAACCATTCTGGCTTCATCGGTCATGCCCATTTTAAGAAAAATTCCGGCAATATTGCGGGCGACCGAAGGGGCGGATTTATGAATCATCTGCTCCGAGCGGACTGCCCGTTTGAAATATTTGGCGCACAGGGAGTACTCCTTGCCATCCGAATAGGCCAATCCGATGTTGTAGAACAGGCCTGCTTCGTTTGGAGCTACTCTCAGCGCTTCCTGATAGTTTTCCACCGCGCGTTGCCATTTTCCCTGTTTGCGCAGGGCTATGCCCAGCCTGTTGTATGTTTCCAGATCGTCCGCCGTCAGGTTCGCCGCTTTTACCGAAAGAAGTTTGGAATAGTATTTTTCCGCCTTTTCCGGGGCAATCTCGAAAAGGGATTCCGCAATACCGCTCATGACCTGCGAAAGATAGCCGTGTGCTTCCTTCACAGCGCATTTCACGGCCTGATCGAAATATGATTCGGCATCCTCAAGTTCATCGCGTTCAAGATGGACCCTGCCGATTTCACATTTTCGTTCGGTGTTGAGCGGGCTGATCGAGTCCAGTTTTTTCAGATAGCGCAGATATTCAACGTCATCATTGTTCTTGTAGAACTCGGCCAGTTTTTTGATCGGCTCCATGAACACCTTGGATTGTTCATGTGCCTTGAGATAAGCTTTTAACGCTTCATCGCGCCTGCCCATTCC
This window harbors:
- a CDS encoding tetratricopeptide repeat protein, translated to MATSYDQIVRNFFEGLSGHAILLSDEPSFYKLLRGTLYKILAIRRDCLSFFQEQPTAMLEIKDKAGSGVPVLVFVERILKGKPSADFILNIRKLYPEIKLIVLTGETGEEELIFLHELGANNIITKPVSVDSLVQKLAFTIKPQGKLNQLVEGGKQLLRRGELEQVMQISAKILEIKPGSPAGLMLLGDALSGMGRRDEALKAYLKAHEQSKVFMEPIKKLAEFYKNNDDVEYLRYLKKLDSISPLNTERKCEIGRVHLERDELEDAESYFDQAVKCAVKEAHGYLSQVMSGIAESLFEIAPEKAEKYYSKLLSVKAANLTADDLETYNRLGIALRKQGKWQRAVENYQEALRVAPNEAGLFYNIGLAYSDGKEYSLCAKYFKRAVRSEQMIHKSAPSVARNIAGIFLKMGMTDEARMVIEDALTEFTEDARLKALLKKVVPNS
- a CDS encoding FecR domain-containing protein produces the protein MPDNPNGPAEIGVVTGLSGDVYAESASGMRALEPGSPIYQGEELVTGADGNVEIRFVDDTLLSQGEDSRISLDDYVFDDSGASDFMVNIAQGTFRMVTGKIAEQNPERFKVGTPLATIGIRGTTTVHEVIPGQGEKHGVEQIHSGKALVVQSNITGAVRQIGQSMGLVDVSSSGALSSVRPLTMQEFNSFREIAPSNIRQEQDIQEQRRDERDEDDDAPADDQTDEQQGEEAQGQQSDEQPQDQQGELGQEQPGELPQDVSPGGESGQEGEELGGVLHPEGGLEGGNSPLADQRDFNPVQIDKPEVPGKEKDVENEGPGKAVVVQQAADNTDNGDGVGEGDDGDSLIGGSGTDTLGGSTGGDTLTGSTDGDDYYDTGDTGTGDTGDDTQTGSTGDDTSDTGGDDTPVVPSVITGTVNADTLVGGDGSQTITGLQGDDELYGKAGDDTLYGNEGEDALNGGAGDDYLDGGTGAADEVDFASYADATGSVSVCLTDGTSTGADGQDSLISIEGIIGSNYDDYLAGDSGDNKFEPLLGNDVVIGGAGSDTVAFETLSNDVNVTISTSTGSASIESGGTVINTISLDSIENIVGGSGNDELYGSTAANTIKGRDGNDSISSDDGNDFVYGGSGSDSIDGGAGNDTLYGEAGSDIISGGAGADYIDGGTDNNTLSGGDGNDSIQGGTGFDTVSYDYATTGVTVDLSMGSTVVTVSGSDIDTIDGVENAIGSDYDDALGAYMGGSSLSGGAGSDILAGNVGTDFLLGGLGIDYLSGGGGYNTLDGGDGIDWVDFTYAANGVTVDLSSGSTTVNVVAGTDVDVLLNIENVLGSDYADHITDYSGDSTVDAGLGNDTVVGGSGIDYLVGGDGVDTIDYSYYTAGGVNVDLLAEAATVVSGTDEDTLIDFEVVIGTDNADTISAVTYVAQSLYGGGGNDSILGGWSNDYIEGGDGDDSINAHEGNDTVYGGAGDDNIDGSNGTNTIYGGAGKDTITSSSGDDYIDGGIDDDFIQGNDGNDILIGGDGADSITSTYGNNTITGDAGDDRISDGAGNSTISGGTGLDTIWGNDGSDTVYGNEDNDVLYAGAGDDYLDGGAGDDVILGQSGGNTLIGGAGMDTLTGGTDIDLVSYAYAANGIFAYLDSAATVTPGTDEDVLSGIENALGSDYADMITANSAGSTIDGADGDDTIYGADGADSILGSAGNDIISGGDGLDTLDGGIGVNTLDYSYATVGIDANLYYNTVTVVGGTDVDTVSNFQALIATANDDVIIGSASSDTLMGMDGGDKIVGGAGNDTSVGGAGDDTLESNDGYDTLYGGDGNDTLNGGSEDDFLMGGDGNDQLIGETGNDTASYTYLDTGSVGVNFNFNSGATVAAGTDVDTISSIEAVIGSSHVDTITGSTSASDTIIGGGGADKIYLQTGQSSLLMYTAQSDCGDSVDSFTSGQDVFKFDSTNFDSSALSRFTTISNFDGSTGLADSQAYFVYDDVTHELYYDADGNSSSAATLVAQLTNSDDVVQTDISF